From the genome of Gemmatimonadota bacterium:
GGGCGAAGGTCACGCCGGCGCGCAGCCCCCAGGAGAGGAGCCGATAGACGTCCGGGAGCGCGGCGGGCGGAAGCTCGAGAGAGTCAGACACAGCAGGTGTCGGCGGCGGGGCGATGCATGGGTGCGTCGGGAGAAGGCGCAGGGGACGGTTAGGGGTGAGCGGGCTCCGACACGGTGGCGCACGTGGGCGGCCCGCAGGGCAGGGGATCATCCGGGCGGATCCACGAATCGTGTGGGATCCCGCGCATGACGGTGGCCTGCCAGTGCAGCACGACGTCGAACGTGGCCGTTCGCCTGGCAGCCGCCACCGACACCAGCATGTGATCGGGGGTACCGGCCGGGAGTTCGCCGTACAGCGCCGGCCGATACAGGAGGGCGACGAAGTCCGCCGCTTTGAGCGGCCCGGAGCTCCCGGAGATGTCGCGCAGCATTGGGCGCTTGTCCGGACGGTCCTCGATCGACTTCTGGTTCAGCTGCGTCGGCGCGACGAGGACAACCTGAGCGCGCTTCGCGAGGTCCTTGAGTCCGTACGAGATCGCTTCCAGCTCTTCGTCGCCGCGCCGTCGCCAGGCTGGTAGCGGACCAGCTGCAGGAAGTCGACGACGACCGGGCGAGCGTGGGATGCTGGGCCTTAAGCGCGAGGACACGCGCCACGATGTCCTGGAGACGTGGCACGGCGCCGTCGTCGATCCAGAACGGCGCCCGAAACAGTGCGGTGCTCGCCTCGGCAAGGCGCCGGTACTGCGCATCGGTCAACGTGCCGGCGCGCATGGCGCCGATCGGCACGCCGGCGAGCGCGGCGAGCAGGCGCTCGGTGATCGCCTCACTGCTCATCTCGGCTGAGACGTAGCCCACGCCCCCCTGGCCGGACAGTGCCACGTGCATCCCGCACTGCGCGGCCACGGTCGACTTGCCCACCTTCGGGGCCCCGCAGATCAGGACGACTTCGCCCGCCTGCAGCCCTTGCGCCTGCCGGTCGAACTCCGGCCACCCCAACCGGAGCCCACTGCCCTCCCCTCGGCCGCGACGCTCGATCTCGTCGCAGACGGCGTGTACCGGCAGGGGGCGGAAGCCGGCCCGCGACCGATCCGGACTCATGCCTAACAAGTCCGAGACCAGTGTCGTGCGCAACGCCTCGGCGGAGAGCTCGCCGCTCTGCACGGCCTCGCTCGCGTGGTGCATGCGGTCGAGCAGGGCGCGTCGCGCCGCGTGCTCCTGCACCAGCCGCAACGGCGCCGCGATGTTCGCCGAGGTGACGGCGTCGTCGAGCAGCATGGCCAGGTACTCCTGGCCGCCGCACGCCTCGAGCTCCCCGTGCCGTCGCAGGACGTCGCAGAGACCGAGCAGCTCGACCGGGACCCCGTCCGCGACCAACGTCGCCATCGCCGCCGCGATGCGGCGGTGCGCCGGCCGGTAGAAGTCCGCGTCGCCGAGCTGCGGGAGTACCTGATCCGGAAGGCGAGCGTCGAGCAGGAGTGCGCCCAGGAGCGCGCGCTCCGCGGCGTCGTCGTGGGGTGGAACACGTGGAGGGTTCACGACGCGACCGGGAGTTCTGGGGCATGGACGCGCTCGGCGGACGCGATGTGTTGGGCGAGGAGCGCCAATTCGGGACGGGGAGGGACCTGCATCACGCCGGCCTCTCGAGGGGCGGTCGCGGTCCGCGACGGCGAGGAGCGAGCCTGCGCGTGCGCCTCGGACGCCTCCCATCGCCGGATGATGGGCGCGACGAAGTACTTGAGCGAGCGGGGAGGCTCTTCGAGCCCCAGCGTCTGGACGATCTCCGCGAGGGCCGCCGTCGCGAACTCGAGCGGCACCCCGGCCTCGTCCAGTGACTTCGCCGCCGCGAATGAGCCGGCGTGACTCGAGATGATCGGGTCGGCCTGCTCGCCGTACCGCGCTGCGATGGCTTGGTTGGCGGCAACGGTGAGCGGGAGGGCATTCCCTCCCTGCGACTCCCCCTTCAGGCCGAGGTTTCCACCACCAGCCGCCGCCCTTCGCGCGTGGTCGTTGGTCGGTGGTCGTAGATCGTCGGTCGAAGGTCGTTGGTCGTTGGTATGGTTCGGCGACTCCTCCCCGACGTTTCCCCGACTCCTCCCCGACGTCTCCCCGACAAGTCGGGGAAGGCTCGGGGAACCATCGTCAACACTTGGCGCCGCAACGTCTTGTGGATCAATCGGCGGAAGCGCGCTGCGAAAGTTCGGCTTCTCGATCTTCTGGTGGGCGGTCCAATTGACGATCTGGATGATGCGCTGCCCCGACGCGGTCACGCCGCGCTGGATGCGCCCCATCGCCGACAGGTCGGTGAGGCTTCCCCGACTCGTCTCCGACGTTTCGGGGAAGATGAAGCGTCGATGATCTTGAGGTTGTCGAGCACGCGCCCGCAGTCGTCCGCCATCGAGATGAGACCGAGGAAAACGAAGCGCGTGAGCACCGGCAGCGGCGCTAGTTTCTCGTCGCTGAAGAACTCCGGTTTGATCGTGCGAATTCGAGGCATCAGGCCGCCTCTCGTTGGCGATCGTAAGCCCGCCACGCCTGACGGGCGGCCAGGACGTCGCCGCGGGCGGCGGTCACGCGGGCCTGCAGCGCTTCCCCACCGACGGAATACCGATGGCAGAGGGCAGCACTCTCCGCGGCCGCGAGCGACCGTTCGGCCTCACGAATGGCCGTCAGCAACGCAGCCTCCTCGCCCGTCGGGGCGAGTGGCTCTCGGTCGTTGGTGTTGCTCTCGAATGGGATCGAGGCTAGATTCACGGAAGACCCCCTCCTGGGTCAGAAGAGCCGGCCGGCCGCTCCCTTTCTCGGGGGATGGTCGGCTCTTCGCTTTTAGGTCGTGGGCGAGAACGCATGCGCCTTGAGCGTCGCGAGGATCGAGGCCACAGCAGCCGCCTCCTCGTCCTCGTTCGTCTGCCACGTGGTGGGCTCGGCGCGGCAGCGCGCCATGGCCGTGCGCCACATCGCCGCCCCACGTCGCGCGAAACGACTTGCCCGCAGACGCAGGGTCCCCTCGCAGGCGAGACCGAGCTCCCCGGCCGCTGCGTCGAAGTGGGTGATCGCGGATTGGACCAGAAGCGCGCCGAGCGCATCCTGGCGGGGCGCGTCGAGCCCGAGCGGCTCGAGGACCGCCGATTCCGCGTGCAAGGTGAGCTCGCCCCGCAATGCACGCGGCGTAGCGCCGGGGACCAGGGAGAGCGTGAGGCGGCCACTCACCCCCGTGGCGTGATCGTCGGTGCAGAGTGCGGCCAGCGGGGCCGGGAGTGCCGCGGCCAGCTCGCGTAGGGTGATCTGCCGTGAGATAGCAGGAGTCCGAGCAAGGGGCAGGAGGCTCATCGAAGGGGCGGGATGGGAGCGGCGACGTCCGAGGTCGAGCGCCGGACGTGCTGCGCGATGAAGGACTCGAGGGCGGCGCGTTCGTAGAGGACGCGTCCGCCGTAGGAGACGAAGCGCGGGCCGCGGCCCTGCACGCGCCAGTTAGCGAGCGTCTGAATCGACCGCTTCAGGATGCGGGCGGCGTCCTGTGTGGTGACGAGCACGGCGCCGAGATCCGCATCGGCGGGGAAGGCGAACGCCTCGCTCATGCGACGGCCTTTCGCTCGACGCCGCGTGCGTCCTGCAGTCGCTCGAGCACCTCGCGGCGGACGAACCACCGCGAGCCGTGGCGCTCGGCGGGAAGCACACCGCGAAGGACTTCTCCGTACAGCGAGCTGTACGAGCGACCCAGCGCGAAGCACACCTCGACCAGCGGCACGAGGGGAATCTGCGGCAGGGGCATAAGCTCTCCTTGACAGGGTTGTCGAAAGCGACAACGTTGTGACGTCAGTAGAACGACACCTAGAAAGTAGAACACGTTTCACTTTCCCGTCAACTCCTATGTCCGAATCTTTGAGCGACCGTGTCCGATTTCTCGTGAAGGTCGGGCATCCGCGCGGGGCGAAGTACGCCGCCGAAGCGATCGGCATTCCGAACGCGACGCTGCACAAGATCCTCGAGGGGCAATCCGAGAACCCTCGCTCCCGCACGCTGCAGGCGATCGCCGATCACTTCGCCACGTCCGTCCGATGGTTGCTGTCGGGCGACGGTCCGCCGCCGGCGCTACTGGCCGATGAGCGCCCGGCGGAGACCACGGCGCGCGTGCTGTCGCGACTTGGCCTCGACGCCACGCGGCGCGACACCGGGTCAGCATTCGGGGCGGTGATGGGGCTCTCGGTGTGGCCGGCGGTTCTGGAACGTGCCCTCCGTGAGGGGGCGCCAGTCGCTGCGCGCGGCGTCTCGCCCAACAACGCGGCCGCGTTCTTCGCGCATCGCCGGGCGGCGATGCAACACTTCGACGAATGCGTGGCGGAACTCCTCGAGGCGCTTGCGATCGAGGCGGGAGAGGAAGGCGCGCGTCGGCAGCTGCTCGCGCGCGACGTGCAAGAGGCGTTAGCACGCGTTCGCGAGCCCATGCCTCCGGTCGGCTCCGTCGGCGCGACGCCGGGGCGCGCCGATCCAGTCGCGTCGCTCCGGAAGCGCAGGCGATCGCGGTAGCGTTCTCCCGAACGGGCCGCGTGGAATCCTGGCGCAGTGCGTTGCACGTGGCCCCTCACCTCTCCAGTTCGAACCGCGATCGCTGCATCGCGGCGCGCACTCGCTGCTCTCCCTCCCAGGCCGTGCGCCCGTGCTTGCGAAGCACGGCGATGAGATCGTCGATAAGCGCCGCGGTCTCCTCGCCCGTCATGTGCCCGGGTTGGACCTCGGCCACCGCGACGCCGGCCCGCTCCTGAAACGGGAGCCGGGGGTCGCCGCTGAGGAGGACGAGTCGGGTCACGTTCCCAAGCGCGATGTTCTGGATGACGAACACTTCCCGCTCCGTGTCGACGGACGGGGCCGGCGCCTCCGGGAGGTCCGCCGCACTCTCAAGCAGGGTGAGGGTCGGCTGCGCTTTCCGTCGCCGTCGCTTCATGAGGACCCCCGCCCTGGCTCCGCCGCCGGGGTACCTGCAGACGGGAGCGCGACGACCACTCGCAGGCTGTCGCGCGTGCGGCGCCCGACGATGAAAGCCCAGCCGGTGAGCGAGGGCGGGGCAGGGGGCGACGGAGTGACGAGTACCAGCATCGGACGCACCTCCGGTGGCGCCCGTCGACCGCTGGTCCTATCTTGACCGCGCGTGCCTTCGGGCTCGTGGGCGGGGCGTCCGGTTCACTTTCCAGGGTGATCGACCGGCGCCCCGCTCTCTGTGCTGAGAGTAATAAGCTTCCTTAGTGCGCCTGTCAAGGATGGTTATTGTAGCTTGCTTATTACTCCCTGTGCGCCTACTATGGCCCTATGCAGGGGATCCTCTCGATGGCCGTCCGATTCCGATTGGCGGATGTGCTGGCTGAACGCACGATGACTCAAACGGAGCTCTCGCGACGCTCCGGGGTCAGCATCGTGACGGTGAATGGCATTGCCAACAACCGAACGACGCGCGTTGACCTTGAGACGCTCGATAAACTTTGTGAGGTCCTCGAGGTGGAACCAGGGGAGCTCCTCGAGCGCGAGACGCCGAAGAGGCGTCGCGGACGGTGACAAGGAGCGGTGACCCGTGCACGAAGTCGTTGTGGAGTCCGTCGTCGATCTGGTGGCTCGAATCGAAGAGTATCGGGAGCACTCCGTACTCTATCGGGGCGTGGGTCGGACGACGTTCACACTCATGCCATCGCTCGGCCGCTACCTCGCGCAGATGGAGGCGAGCGGCCTAGGGCGTGCGGACCTGCTTCGGGATGAGAGGGGGTTGTTGGACGCCTTCAAGCAACAGTCCCTCCCGTACTTGACGATTCGCCCCTCCGATGACTGGGAGTGGCTCGCTCTCGCGCAGCACTACCGCCTTCCGACTCGCTGCCTCGATTGGTCGCGCAGTCCGCTGGTCGCGCTGTACTTCGCGCTCGAGCCGGCGGTGACATACGGCCGCCGAGACGAAGACGGTGATGTCGCTGTCTACGTTTGGATCGATTCAGAGGTAGAGGTTCTAGGGGCGAGTCAGCTTGCTGGCAGAAGTCCCTGGGATCTTGAGCGGACGGTCGTATTCCAGCCGCCTCGGACCCACCCGAGGATCTCCTCGCAGTCAGCTGCACTTTCCGTTCACCCGAAGCCATGGGAGGAGCTCGACGACGCTTCCGTCGAGAAGCTCATCATTCCGCGGGGAGCGCGCTATCGCTTCTTGGAGTTTCTGCTACACACGGGCGTCAACGCGGACACCCTCTTTCCCGACTTGGAGGGGCTCAGCAGGAAACTCACGACTCGGCTGCTCGAGTTGACGCCGTGGACGTACGAACAATCCGCGGGCCCCGGCAGTGTCGGCGACGGTTAGGCAACGGTGAGATCCGTGGCGCGTTCGAGGCGCTTCGCCTCGCGCAGCACAGCGCAGGAAGCGGTGTCGGCGTCTCTTCGGGCGAGGCGGGGGCGGAAACCAAACGCCCCCCTTTCGGGTATAGTGTTCGAGCCGATACTATCTACAGACTGACGCGTCTTTCGAGGGCGACTTCCGCCCCACACTATGCCAACTGACTACTTCTTCGTCATGCCCTCTGCTGTGCGGGGGGCCGCAAGCGTTGTCGACCTCGCGGGTGCGCTGCGCGAGGGAGACTATGTGTTCGTTGGCACGTCGGAAGAGGCCGATGCCTTGGCTTTCGCGACCGATCGACGTGCGCTCGCGCGTGACTTCGCCGTCGCGAAGCAGACGCTGGAATCGCAGGTCGCCGCCGCGACGAAGTGAGCAAGAGGAGCCGGATGCCCACGCCGGCCGGCGGGCATGTCATGGCCGCGCGTCATGAGCAGTCTGTCAGCGTCGAGCAGAGTGTCTGGACCTCGCCGATCCCGCCCGCGCATGCCCTGGCAGAGTATCAGGCGCTCATCCCAGATGCTCCCGAGCGATTTCTGCGACTGGCGGAGCAGCAGTCTGCGCATCGGCGAAGCATGGAGGCCAAGGTGGTCACGTCCAACATCTGGCGCGACCACATGGGTCAGGTGTTCGCCTTCCTACTCGCGGCCGGCGCCATGGGCGGCGGCTTCTGGATGATGCATGAGGGACGATCGGCCGAAGGCCTGACGACATTCCTCTCGGCGGTCGCCGGGTTAGCCGCGGTCTTCGTCACGGCGCGAAGGCGCCAAGCGCGCGAACTGGCCGCAAAGTCCGGCGGCGACGCGCTGGCGCGGCGTCGCTAGGCGGGGCATGCAGAGCGGGAGCTGATCGCGCCCCGCTCATCCTCATGGGTGGGGTATCCCGCGCGACCAGACTCCCGCTCGTGTCGAGAAGATAGTATCGTCGCCGCGCCTACGCCTTCCCCTTCCTGAGCGGCGTGACGGGCGTCTCCTTCCCGCCGAGCCACGCCGCGAGCGACGCGGAGGCCCGGTCCGCCGCTGCTTTGACGGGATCGTCGGAGAGGTGGGCGTAGCGCGCCGTGGTCGCGATGTTCCGGTGCCCCAGGAGGGCCCGCGTCACGAGCAGGGAGTCCCCGCCCGTTGCCGACACGGCCGCGAAGGAGTGGCGGAGATCGTGGATCCGGACGTCCGGGAGCTCCGCGGCGGTGCGCACCGCGTGCCAGAGGCGATTGAGGTCCTTGAGGTGCTGGCCGGCCTTGCTGCCAGGAAAGACGAACGGGGAGCCGTGGACGCGTGGGAGCGCCTCGAGGAGCTGCGCAGCGGCTGCCCCCAGGGGACGCACACTTTTTCCCGTCTTGGTGTCCGCCAGGCGCAGGAAGCCCCGTTCCAGGTCGACCGCGTCCCATCGCAGCGACAGGATCTCGCCCTCGCGGCAGCCGGTGAGCAGCAACAGGCGGAGCGCCGCGATCGCGAAGGGGTTGGCGCGGCGCGGCGTGTCGGCGGACTTGGGCCGATTCTGCGGCTTCTTGGCCGGCGGGGACCGTCGCTTGTTGCCAGCGGCGGGAAGTCCGTGTCGTTCGGCCCGCGTGAGCACCTCGCCCAGGCGCGCCACTTCCGCGGCGCTCAGGAATCGCTCGCGGGGGACCTCCGGGTAGGGCTTCACGGCGTGCGCCGGATTGCTGTGGCGCTCGCGGAGCCCCTCGTCCTCCGCGAAGGAGAAGAACGCGCCGAGCATCGCCAGGACGCGATTGGCCTGGTAGGGCGTCGCGTGGAGGGCACGGTGCAGGCGCCGCACGTCCGCCGTCGTGGCGGCGCCCACGGCAAGCGCTCCGAGCGCCGGCACGACGTGCAGGGCCCAGAGGCGCCCGTACTCCGTCGCCGTGGTGGCCTTGCGTCGCACGCCTACCTCGCGGAGGTAGGCTTCTCCTACCTCCCGCACGCTGCGCCGGGCGCGGGCCTGGCGTCGGGTCTCGGCAGGATCGGTGCCCTCGAGGACGTCGGCGAGGAGACGCTTCGCCCGTCGGCGCGCCTCCTGGAGCGTGAGCGGACCGTGCGCGCCGATCGTGTGGCGCCGGAACCCCTGTCCGCTGGCCGGCCGGTAGCCGACAACGTAGGCGCGTCGCACAATGCCGGCGTGCTCCGTGACGCGCACGCCGAACCCTTTCAGGGTGTCGTCCCAGACGAAGTAGTCGCATTCCGGCGGGGCAGGGAGGGCGTCAACGCTGCGCTTGGTCAGGCGAGTCGTGGCCATGGGCGGGCAGGGAACCGGTGACCGGAAAACGGACGCATGCACTCCCAGTGGAAGCGCAGTGGAAGCAGAATAACGGAACTCGGCGGTATGTCGCGAAATGCGTTGTCGAGGCTAACTCGTTGTGATCGTGATAGCTAGGTGGGAGAGCGGTAGGGGGAGGGATGAGCGAAAAACCGAATGGGGTTCAGGGGGTCGCGGGTTCGAATCCCGCCGTCCCGATCAATACGAGGGAATCCGAGATCGCCCCGGCGCCAACCGCGCCGGGGCGATCTTCGTGTGGCGGTCAGGTGGCGGGGGAGGGTGGCCCGACCGACGTGTCGTCGGCGTGATCGAGTGCGACCTCGAGTCCGTCGAGGAGTGCATCGATTCGGAGCGCCAGGGTATCGGGCGCGGCCGCGGCGGCGAGCAGCAGCGCCGCGATGTCGTCTGCCATACGCGGCGGGAGCGACCGGCAGTTGGCGAGCGCGAACTCGACGAGTCGCTTCTCGCCTGGATGCAGGACACGGTTGGCGGCAAACAGGCAGTCGAAGTAGCTCGCGAGCAGTGCCGCCACGCGGTGGTTGACGCTCACCAGATCGCCGCGCGCGACCGCCGTGGCGACCTGCGCTGCATAGGACGTGTAGATCGACCGCAGGACGGGATGATTGTGCGCGATGATGTTGCGGCGCAGCGCCTCGGGATACGCGACGAGGCAGCGGGCCTTGAGCCCGGCGAGCCACGACGCGCGGTCGAAGAGCGGCTGCGATTGCTGGATGGTGCGCCAGAAGCAGGTCGTGTATCCGAGCGATGCCTGATGCGCCTCGACGACACGCACGACGCTGTCCTGCATCCAGCCGGCGTCGAAGTAGTTCACGTCGATGTGCAGCCCGCTCGCCGGGTCGATCCACTGGTCGGAGAGTCCCCAGAAGTGCTGGTCGAGCTGCGCCGTCGCGGTGCCCCCGAGTCGCGCGACCACGACCTCCCGGGTCGCCAGGGGGACGTGACCCCGCGTGAAGACGTAGAGGTCCACGTCGGACGCCGGATCGGCCGGGGCCGAAGTCCGCGCGCGTGACCCGCTGACGGCAATCGACTCCACCGCGGGGATGTCCGCGAACTGGATGCGGAAGCGCTCGAGGAAGGAGATCACCGGTGGCAGGGCGGGGTGGGTCGTGACGGGCGGAGGGAATATCGCGTGCAATCGCGCAGGTCGGCCACCGCAGGGGCGGGTTCCGGGGGAACGCGCCACGTGCGGCAGCCCGTGGTCGTGATGGGGCGGCCCACGGGCGGCGACGGCGACGAAGCGGGGCCTCGGACGAGTGGTGAGGAAGACGCGGCGAGGCGAGATTCGGGAAGTGGAACGGCGCGATCGTCGAACGCAGGGACGGTCATCGATCGCCAGTCGAGCGCCTCCCCGCGCAACGCTCCCCCTCTCCCGGCCCGAACCGAAAGAATGCGGTCGTTCGTCCAACTGCCAAGTCGCCGCGTCGAGTCCCGGCGTCGTCTTACCCTCGGAAGCGGAGGTGCGCGCCGCACCGCGCGCATGCTCGTGCTGCTCGCTTCGGTGAGCGTGCCGGCGGCGACCGTGCGCGCGCAGTCGGCGCTCACGCTCGCGTCACCCGACCAGCGCAACGTGGTCACGGTTGCGCTACGGAACGGGCGCCTGACCTACGCGCTCGCGCGTGACGGTCGCGCGATCATCCTCCCGTCGCGACTTGGATTCGCCCTTCGTGGCGCGGCGCCGCTCGACTCCGGGCTGCGACTGGTGGACACGCAGCGTTCGACGGTCGATACCACGTGGACGCAGCCGTGGGGGGAGGTCAAGCGGGTGCGCGATCGGCACCACGAGCTGCGCGTTCGGGTGGCCGAGACGTCGGGGTTGCAGCGCGAGCTGCAGGTGACCTTCCGTGCCTTCAACGACGGCATCGGCTTTCGGTACGAGTTCCCCGAGCAGCCCAACCTCGGCGCCTTCGAGATCGACGACGAACTTACCGAGTTCGCGATGGCCGACAACGCCAAGGCCTGGTGGATCCCGGCCAATCGCAAGGCGATGGACCGCTACGAGTTCCTCTATGCGTCGTCGCCCGTCAGTATGCTCGATACCGTGCGCACGCCGCTGACGATGGAGATGCAGGGCGGTCCGCTCGTGGTGCTCCACGAGGCCGACCTCTCCGACTATGCGGCGATGGACCTGGCTCGCGTGGGCGAGCGCACCTTCCGGCCGGCGCTCGCCCCGTGGGCCGACGGGGTGAAGGTGCGCGGGCGCCCCCCCTTTGCCACCCCATGGCGCACCGTGCAGCTGGCGGACAAGGCCACCGACCTCGTCCCGTCGGTCTTGGGACTCAACCTCAATCCCCCCTCGCGCATCGCCGACCCCAGCTGGATCACCCCGATGACGTACAACGGGATCTGGTGGGGGATGCACGCCGGGATGTACACCTGGCACTCGGGCCCGAAACACGGCGCCACCACGGCGAACGCGACGCGCTACATCGACTTTGCGGCCGCCAACCGGCTGGGTGGGACGCTCGTCGAAGGATGGAATGTCGGGTGGGACGGCGACTGGATCGGGACGCACGGTCGCGACTTCTCCTTCACCCGCGCGTATCCCGACTACGACCTGCGAGCGGTCGCCGCGCACGCCAGGTCGCGGGGCGTCTCGCTCATCGTGCATAACGAGACGGCGATGGGGATCGCCAACTACGAGCGCCAGCTCGACAGCGCCTTCGCCCTCTACCGGTCGCTCGGCGTCTCGGCGATCAAAACGGGCTACGTCAACGACAAGACCGCCGAGGGGCATGCCCACACCGGGCAGTTCATGGTGCGCCATCACCGTCGCGTCATCGAGACGGCGGCCCGCTACGGCATCACGGTCAACGCGCACGAACCCATCATGGACACG
Proteins encoded in this window:
- a CDS encoding AAA family ATPase; amino-acid sequence: MNPPRVPPHDDAAERALLGALLLDARLPDQVLPQLGDADFYRPAHRRIAAAMATLVADGVPVELLGLCDVLRRHGELEACGGQEYLAMLLDDAVTSANIAAPLRLVQEHAARRALLDRMHHASEAVQSGELSAEALRTTLVSDLLGMSPDRSRAGFRPLPVHAVCDEIERRGRGEGSGLRLGWPEFDRQAQGLQAGEVVLICGAPKVGKSTVAAQCGMHVALSGQGGVGYVSAEMSSEAITERLLAALAGVPIGAMRAGTLTDAQYRRLAEASTALFRAPFWIDDGAVPRLQDIVARVLALKAQHPTLARSSSTSCSWSATSLATARRRRAGSDLVRTQGPREARSGCPRRADAAEPEVDRGPSGQAPNAARHLRELRAAQSGGLRRPPVSAGAVRRTPGRYPRSHAGVGGGCQANGHVRRRAALAGHRHARDPTRFVDPPG
- a CDS encoding helix-turn-helix domain-containing protein — translated: MSEAFAFPADADLGAVLVTTQDAARILKRSIQTLANWRVQGRGPRFVSYGGRVLYERAALESFIAQHVRRSTSDVAAPIPPLR
- a CDS encoding helix-turn-helix transcriptional regulator produces the protein MSESLSDRVRFLVKVGHPRGAKYAAEAIGIPNATLHKILEGQSENPRSRTLQAIADHFATSVRWLLSGDGPPPALLADERPAETTARVLSRLGLDATRRDTGSAFGAVMGLSVWPAVLERALREGAPVAARGVSPNNAAAFFAHRRAAMQHFDECVAELLEALAIEAGEEGARRQLLARDVQEALARVREPMPPVGSVGATPGRADPVASLRKRRRSR
- a CDS encoding helix-turn-helix transcriptional regulator → MQGILSMAVRFRLADVLAERTMTQTELSRRSGVSIVTVNGIANNRTTRVDLETLDKLCEVLEVEPGELLERETPKRRRGR
- a CDS encoding FRG domain-containing protein — its product is MHEVVVESVVDLVARIEEYREHSVLYRGVGRTTFTLMPSLGRYLAQMEASGLGRADLLRDERGLLDAFKQQSLPYLTIRPSDDWEWLALAQHYRLPTRCLDWSRSPLVALYFALEPAVTYGRRDEDGDVAVYVWIDSEVEVLGASQLAGRSPWDLERTVVFQPPRTHPRISSQSAALSVHPKPWEELDDASVEKLIIPRGARYRFLEFLLHTGVNADTLFPDLEGLSRKLTTRLLELTPWTYEQSAGPGSVGDG
- a CDS encoding DUF2335 domain-containing protein; the encoded protein is MPTPAGGHVMAARHEQSVSVEQSVWTSPIPPAHALAEYQALIPDAPERFLRLAEQQSAHRRSMEAKVVTSNIWRDHMGQVFAFLLAAGAMGGGFWMMHEGRSAEGLTTFLSAVAGLAAVFVTARRRQARELAAKSGGDALARRR
- a CDS encoding site-specific integrase, which encodes MATTRLTKRSVDALPAPPECDYFVWDDTLKGFGVRVTEHAGIVRRAYVVGYRPASGQGFRRHTIGAHGPLTLQEARRRAKRLLADVLEGTDPAETRRQARARRSVREVGEAYLREVGVRRKATTATEYGRLWALHVVPALGALAVGAATTADVRRLHRALHATPYQANRVLAMLGAFFSFAEDEGLRERHSNPAHAVKPYPEVPRERFLSAAEVARLGEVLTRAERHGLPAAGNKRRSPPAKKPQNRPKSADTPRRANPFAIAALRLLLLTGCREGEILSLRWDAVDLERGFLRLADTKTGKSVRPLGAAAAQLLEALPRVHGSPFVFPGSKAGQHLKDLNRLWHAVRTAAELPDVRIHDLRHSFAAVSATGGDSLLVTRALLGHRNIATTARYAHLSDDPVKAAADRASASLAAWLGGKETPVTPLRKGKA
- a CDS encoding DUF4037 domain-containing protein, whose amino-acid sequence is MISFLERFRIQFADIPAVESIAVSGSRARTSAPADPASDVDLYVFTRGHVPLATREVVVARLGGTATAQLDQHFWGLSDQWIDPASGLHIDVNYFDAGWMQDSVVRVVEAHQASLGYTTCFWRTIQQSQPLFDRASWLAGLKARCLVAYPEALRRNIIAHNHPVLRSIYTSYAAQVATAVARGDLVSVNHRVAALLASYFDCLFAANRVLHPGEKRLVEFALANCRSLPPRMADDIAALLLAAAAAPDTLALRIDALLDGLEVALDHADDTSVGPPSPAT
- a CDS encoding glycoside hydrolase family 97 protein, which translates into the protein MRSFVQLPSRRVESRRRLTLGSGGARRTARMLVLLASVSVPAATVRAQSALTLASPDQRNVVTVALRNGRLTYALARDGRAIILPSRLGFALRGAAPLDSGLRLVDTQRSTVDTTWTQPWGEVKRVRDRHHELRVRVAETSGLQRELQVTFRAFNDGIGFRYEFPEQPNLGAFEIDDELTEFAMADNAKAWWIPANRKAMDRYEFLYASSPVSMLDTVRTPLTMEMQGGPLVVLHEADLSDYAAMDLARVGERTFRPALAPWADGVKVRGRPPFATPWRTVQLADKATDLVPSVLGLNLNPPSRIADPSWITPMTYNGIWWGMHAGMYTWHSGPKHGATTANATRYIDFAAANRLGGTLVEGWNVGWDGDWIGTHGRDFSFTRAYPDYDLRAVAAHARSRGVSLIVHNETAMGIANYERQLDSAFALYRSLGVSAIKTGYVNDKTAEGHAHTGQFMVRHHRRVIETAARYGITVNAHEPIMDTGERRTWPNMLSREGARGQEYNAGGPDGGNPPEHETILFFTRLLAGPMDYTPGVFDILLAGSSGTARTPDQPRARTTLAKQLANYVVLYSPVQMAADVIESYANQPAFQFVRDVAVDWDTTRVLDGAIGDYVVVARKQRGADRWFIGAITDEQARRFEIPLDFLRPGKRYVAEIYADGAGAHWLTNPLPVSITRRAVGAGERLRLSLAAGGGAAIRIRER